In Synechococcus sp. CB0101, a genomic segment contains:
- a CDS encoding 4Fe-4S binding protein — protein MPNVSPELLKLAPLLVGRVRRGVVGSSRYARSLRDAVRQVAHENDGRPVLITGEPGLEKDNLAALIHFGSSARKQLMVRLDGALLKPDGSDLFGTGGVLELLGAGSLLIDQLEHVPEALMPRLVQLAKDKTWGEGRKHRCEARLFFTTETAQPEFDSFCTTIRVPPLRVRRGDLGEWLRYGIRQQSRKMGWSTPPDVQDSVIKRLQNYDFPNNLRELEELIHRALQQARCQNQESFPDLLPEDVFWTPARQQRYRFDIWRWKPYLRGLMRAPWLWNSLLFGLVSWVFVLVNVWLWMGPQDRSHNGALNLFWAWWWPLILLSFPLVGRLWCSICPFMVWGEMAQRLSRALGHQPGRWPRGESDTWASPVLAGGFALILLWEEVWNLGNTAWLSSCLLLLITAGAVLGSLRYEKRFWCRYLCPVGGMNGLFAKLSILELRAQVGTCSGSCSSYACFKGGPADGEGLRTNGCPLGTHPAHLNDNRNCVLCLTCAQACPHRSVQLSLRPPAADIQRTMDLPPGEPALLLILAGDLSLHHWQRLLGWLPAAPASLSDGHLLPRLAVASLALALPAGLFGLAGLVVPKQRLLQGLYGLLPLVWALLLARHLPLGMGEAGMLLPVSASAWGPEWSTALPAWSADPHVIAFCQSAVLLVGWLGAVVLLRRQFATQRASWLGSSGLALALAMVGRWLVAI, from the coding sequence TTGCCCAACGTTTCCCCGGAGTTGCTGAAGCTGGCTCCCCTGTTGGTAGGGCGGGTGCGACGCGGCGTTGTGGGCAGCAGCCGTTATGCCCGTTCGTTGCGCGACGCCGTGCGCCAGGTCGCGCACGAAAACGATGGGCGCCCCGTGCTGATCACGGGTGAACCCGGCCTCGAAAAAGACAACCTGGCCGCCCTGATTCACTTCGGCTCATCGGCGCGGAAACAGCTGATGGTTCGCCTCGATGGGGCACTGCTCAAACCAGATGGCAGTGATCTGTTCGGCACTGGTGGGGTCTTGGAACTGCTGGGGGCGGGCTCCCTGCTCATCGACCAGCTGGAGCACGTGCCCGAGGCTCTCATGCCTCGCCTAGTGCAGTTAGCCAAGGACAAAACTTGGGGTGAAGGCAGGAAGCACCGTTGCGAGGCGCGGTTGTTTTTCACCACCGAAACCGCGCAGCCAGAGTTTGATTCGTTTTGCACCACGATCCGCGTTCCGCCTCTGCGCGTCCGCCGTGGTGATCTGGGGGAATGGTTGCGCTACGGGATCCGGCAACAGAGCCGCAAGATGGGCTGGAGCACACCGCCGGATGTACAGGATTCGGTGATCAAACGACTCCAGAACTACGACTTTCCGAACAATCTGCGCGAACTGGAAGAGCTGATCCATCGCGCGCTGCAACAGGCACGGTGTCAAAACCAAGAGTCGTTTCCAGATCTGCTTCCTGAAGACGTGTTCTGGACGCCGGCTCGGCAACAGCGCTATCGCTTTGACATCTGGCGCTGGAAGCCTTATCTGCGGGGCCTGATGCGGGCGCCATGGCTCTGGAACAGCTTGCTGTTTGGCCTGGTGAGCTGGGTGTTTGTGCTGGTGAATGTGTGGCTGTGGATGGGACCTCAAGACCGCAGCCATAACGGCGCCCTCAACTTGTTTTGGGCCTGGTGGTGGCCCTTGATCCTGCTGAGCTTTCCCTTGGTGGGGCGACTGTGGTGCTCCATCTGCCCCTTCATGGTTTGGGGGGAGATGGCGCAGCGTCTCTCACGCGCCCTGGGGCATCAGCCCGGCCGGTGGCCCAGAGGTGAGTCCGACACCTGGGCATCGCCTGTGCTGGCGGGCGGATTTGCCCTGATCCTGCTGTGGGAGGAAGTGTGGAATCTGGGCAATACAGCCTGGCTGAGCAGTTGCCTGCTGCTGCTGATTACAGCTGGTGCCGTCCTGGGATCGCTTCGCTACGAGAAGCGGTTCTGGTGCCGCTATCTATGCCCAGTTGGGGGAATGAATGGTCTGTTCGCCAAACTATCGATTCTCGAATTGCGCGCTCAGGTGGGTACCTGCAGCGGCAGTTGCAGTAGCTATGCCTGCTTCAAAGGCGGCCCCGCCGATGGAGAAGGCCTGCGCACCAACGGCTGCCCACTTGGGACGCACCCCGCCCATTTGAATGACAACCGCAATTGCGTGCTTTGCCTCACCTGCGCTCAGGCCTGCCCGCACCGCTCCGTTCAGCTCTCCTTGCGGCCTCCCGCAGCGGATATCCAACGCACGATGGACCTTCCACCGGGTGAACCCGCCTTGCTCCTGATCCTGGCCGGTGATCTCAGCTTGCATCACTGGCAGCGCCTTCTTGGCTGGCTCCCGGCTGCCCCGGCCAGCCTCAGCGATGGCCATCTTCTGCCACGGTTGGCGGTGGCCAGCTTGGCGCTGGCACTCCCGGCGGGACTGTTTGGGTTAGCCGGGTTGGTTGTGCCCAAACAACGCTTGCTGCAGGGGCTTTATGGCTTGCTACCGCTGGTGTGGGCCTTGCTCCTGGCGCGCCATCTGCCCCTGGGCATGGGCGAAGCCGGGATGCTGTTGCCAGTGTCGGCATCAGCCTGGGGGCCGGAATGGAGCACGGCGCTGCCCGCCTGGAGCGCCGACCCTCACGTGATCGCTTTCTGCCAAAGCGCTGTGCTGCTCGTGGGCTGGCTTGGCGCCGTGGTTCTATTGCGGCGTCAGTTTGCAACCCAGCGCGCGAGCTGGCTCGGATCCTCAGGCCTGGCACTCGCCCTGGCCATGGTTGGTCGATGGCTGGTGGCGATCTAG
- a CDS encoding ion channel, which produces MDRRGGWLRHWREPYLLALAMSWPAFLASVALVYLAINLLFAGLYSLDPGGIGGATGEVVSFAEAFFFSVQTLGSIGYGVLHPVSLYAHLVVTAESLSGLLFIALTTGLAFARFSRSTARIRFSHLAVIHSYNGSPTLAFRLANERRNGLLEARLRVFLSVDEVSVEGHRMRRLKPLALERDQGIAFLLIWTAMHRIDASSPLHGMGPDQLRELNAELVVAFSGIDETLERPVHARASWPVEQIAFGRCFVDMLEQHQGETRIDWSLFDRTRLCPVD; this is translated from the coding sequence ATGGATCGTCGCGGTGGCTGGCTGCGGCATTGGCGTGAGCCGTACCTCTTGGCGCTGGCGATGTCGTGGCCGGCCTTTCTGGCCTCGGTAGCGCTGGTTTACCTCGCGATCAACCTGCTGTTTGCGGGGCTGTACTCGCTGGATCCTGGCGGGATTGGTGGTGCAACAGGAGAGGTCGTCAGCTTCGCGGAGGCCTTCTTCTTCAGTGTGCAAACCCTCGGCTCCATCGGCTACGGCGTTCTGCACCCGGTGAGCCTGTATGCCCATCTCGTGGTGACAGCGGAATCCCTGAGTGGATTGCTGTTCATTGCCCTCACCACCGGGTTGGCCTTCGCGCGGTTTTCCCGCAGTACGGCGCGGATTCGCTTCTCCCACCTGGCCGTGATTCACAGCTACAACGGCTCGCCAACGTTGGCGTTTCGCTTAGCTAATGAGCGCCGCAACGGCTTGCTGGAGGCTCGCCTGCGGGTGTTCCTCTCGGTGGATGAGGTGAGCGTTGAGGGGCATCGCATGCGCCGCCTCAAGCCGTTGGCTCTGGAGCGCGATCAGGGCATTGCGTTTTTGTTGATCTGGACGGCCATGCACCGCATCGATGCCAGCAGTCCGCTGCATGGAATGGGCCCAGATCAGTTGCGGGAGCTCAATGCCGAGCTGGTGGTGGCCTTCTCCGGCATCGATGAAACATTGGAGAGGCCGGTGCATGCCCGAGCAAGCTGGCCTGTGGAGCAGATCGCATTCGGCCGCTGCTTTGTCGACATGCTGGAGCAACACCAGGGCGAAACCCGCATCGATTGGTCGCTGTTTGATCGCACCCGCCTTTGCCCTGTCGATTGA
- a CDS encoding methyltransferase domain-containing protein: MTHSPAPDTGSWWDQRYREGSDRWELGSPAPPLQLFFSEHAQAPKPPAQVLVPGCGRGHEAVFLAALGFAVVGLDFSAEAIAEARRLHGEQPARLRWLQADLLDGGALEAAGLGPASCDGVLEHTCYCAIDPHLRPAYRQSVARLIKPQGWLLGLFWCHGRPGGPPYGSDADQLVADFTAAGFSQELWFPATNSAPGPDNQPRDHEWVGLWRRVAH, encoded by the coding sequence ATGACCCACTCCCCCGCCCCCGACACCGGTTCCTGGTGGGATCAGCGCTACCGCGAGGGCAGTGATCGCTGGGAGCTGGGCTCACCGGCGCCTCCCCTGCAACTGTTCTTCTCGGAGCATGCGCAGGCGCCGAAGCCCCCCGCCCAGGTGCTGGTGCCGGGCTGCGGCCGCGGCCATGAAGCCGTGTTCCTGGCTGCCTTGGGCTTTGCCGTGGTGGGGTTGGATTTCAGTGCCGAGGCGATTGCGGAAGCACGTCGTCTGCATGGGGAGCAGCCCGCTCGCCTGCGCTGGCTCCAGGCGGATCTGTTGGATGGGGGCGCCTTGGAAGCGGCAGGGTTGGGCCCAGCCAGCTGCGATGGGGTGCTGGAGCACACCTGTTACTGCGCCATTGATCCCCACCTGCGGCCGGCCTACCGCCAAAGCGTGGCGCGGTTGATCAAGCCCCAGGGCTGGCTGCTGGGCCTCTTCTGGTGCCATGGACGCCCAGGCGGACCGCCCTACGGCAGCGATGCCGACCAACTGGTGGCTGACTTCACGGCGGCTGGTTTCAGCCAGGAGTTGTGGTTCCCCGCCACCAATTCCGCCCCGGGTCCCGACAACCAACCCCGCGATCACGAATGGGTTGGCCTCTGGCGCCGGGTTGCACACTGA
- a CDS encoding NAD(P)/FAD-dependent oxidoreductase, which produces MGSGLGGLCCGALAARHGLEVLVLEAHDRPGGAAHCFERRGFQFESGPSLWSGLGRWPSANPLAQVLRAVGESVPVVPYQEWGLLLPEGNLRIGVGAEPFLEALQQLRGPGAVAEWRAFMRWLEPYCRAAASLPLLAMRPGLGMAGVLGARGSATLLRQAPRLAALGGAFGPMARRQLKDPFLLHWVEMLCFLISGLPMDQTSAAAMATLFGEWFEPNASLDYPIGGSAAVAEALVRGLQRHGGELRCRAAVKQIRLDGNRAVGVELENGEQLDARLGVVSNASPWDTLGLLPEEGVLRRWSRQTAATPACASFLHWHVGLRGDGLNELPIHHVWVGDWQRGIGAERNMLVFSMPSLLDPALAPEGHHLLHAYSPANEPWELWKDLEPGSSAYEALKAERCGLFKEVFSQLVPDLADRIVLELQGTPHTHRRYLRVHQGSYGPAIGADRSPFPGGSTPIEGLQLCGAGVFPGIGVPPVAVSGAMAAHSFVPLAKQKALIQELGL; this is translated from the coding sequence GTGGGCAGCGGCCTGGGAGGGCTGTGCTGCGGAGCCCTAGCCGCTCGCCATGGCTTGGAGGTGCTGGTGCTCGAGGCCCACGACCGGCCAGGCGGCGCCGCCCACTGCTTTGAGCGGCGCGGCTTTCAGTTCGAATCCGGCCCGTCGTTGTGGAGCGGCCTGGGCCGTTGGCCTTCCGCCAACCCCCTGGCCCAGGTGCTGCGGGCCGTGGGGGAATCGGTGCCGGTGGTGCCTTATCAGGAGTGGGGGCTGCTGCTGCCGGAGGGGAACCTGCGCATCGGCGTAGGGGCTGAGCCGTTCCTCGAGGCACTGCAGCAGTTGCGTGGTCCAGGGGCTGTGGCCGAGTGGCGGGCCTTCATGCGTTGGCTGGAGCCCTATTGCCGGGCGGCCGCGTCGCTGCCTCTGCTGGCCATGCGGCCGGGGCTGGGCATGGCGGGTGTCCTAGGCGCGCGCGGATCGGCCACCCTGCTGCGGCAGGCACCGCGGTTGGCGGCCCTGGGGGGGGCATTCGGTCCGATGGCGCGGCGGCAGCTCAAGGATCCGTTCCTGCTCCATTGGGTGGAGATGCTCTGCTTCCTGATCTCGGGTCTGCCGATGGATCAGACCAGTGCCGCCGCCATGGCCACCCTGTTCGGCGAGTGGTTTGAGCCGAACGCCAGCCTCGACTACCCCATCGGTGGCAGCGCTGCGGTGGCGGAGGCGTTGGTGCGTGGCTTGCAGCGCCATGGCGGTGAGCTTCGCTGCCGCGCCGCGGTGAAACAGATCCGCCTCGATGGCAACCGCGCCGTTGGCGTGGAGCTGGAGAACGGCGAGCAGCTCGATGCCCGCCTGGGGGTGGTGAGCAATGCCAGCCCCTGGGACACCCTGGGCCTGCTGCCCGAGGAGGGGGTGCTGCGCCGCTGGAGCCGCCAGACCGCAGCCACCCCGGCCTGCGCCAGCTTCCTGCACTGGCATGTGGGCCTGCGCGGCGATGGGCTCAACGAACTACCGATCCATCACGTGTGGGTGGGCGACTGGCAGCGGGGCATCGGAGCAGAGCGCAATATGCTGGTGTTCTCGATGCCATCGCTCCTGGATCCTGCGCTGGCGCCGGAGGGGCATCATCTGCTGCATGCCTACAGCCCGGCCAATGAACCCTGGGAGCTGTGGAAGGATCTCGAGCCCGGCAGCAGCGCCTATGAGGCGCTCAAGGCGGAGCGTTGTGGCCTGTTCAAGGAGGTGTTCAGCCAGCTGGTGCCCGATCTGGCGGATCGGATCGTGCTGGAACTGCAGGGCACGCCTCACACGCATCGGCGTTATTTGCGGGTGCATCAAGGCAGCTATGGCCCTGCCATCGGTGCCGATCGCTCGCCATTCCCGGGTGGCAGCACGCCGATCGAGGGCCTACAGCTCTGCGGGGCCGGCGTGTTCCCCGGGATTGGCGTACCGCCGGTGGCCGTGAGCGGGGCGATGGCGGCCCACAGTTTTGTGCCCCTGGCGAAGCAGAAGGCGCTGATCCAGGAGCTGGGGCTCTAA
- a CDS encoding NAD(P)-binding protein — protein MATESPNVDLAVIGAGAGGCALAAALRQQGWLGSMALLEIGRGPGGRTATRRSRSDWQLALNHGAPLFNITASPEPQLLEPLRRGGWITRFQGAIGSLDEHGQLGAAIANDPLCSGTLWQGSPQMDHVCRGLLALAQEAAPTPLISGTLVRHLEATSNGWTLRGQQGETLLHCSWLVLSGTLLAHPRCQTVFGWDDVPLQVAAKQSGDRQLQQACAALAAMPSQASSNLLLSLPADQAGAWRQQPWRLLQFNGAAQERWGIRRVSLQAMAAERWGVVVESSAAFAADHLSVYGSRSSAAQLLGATPKAQAEADVMDALDRALQQALGLSTAGADRQLMRWGAAFPHGPGLAPELSLCPASRIGFCGDAIAGLGFGRVEGALRSAETLADRLEPFLGAA, from the coding sequence TTGGCAACTGAGTCGCCCAACGTTGATCTGGCTGTGATTGGGGCCGGTGCCGGTGGCTGCGCCCTGGCGGCGGCCCTACGTCAGCAGGGCTGGCTGGGATCCATGGCGCTGCTGGAGATCGGCCGCGGACCCGGCGGGCGCACCGCCACCCGGCGCTCCCGCTCCGATTGGCAACTGGCGCTCAACCATGGCGCCCCCCTGTTCAACATCACCGCATCCCCAGAGCCACAGCTACTGGAACCGTTGCGGCGCGGTGGCTGGATCACCCGCTTCCAAGGTGCCATCGGCAGCCTGGATGAACACGGACAGCTCGGCGCTGCCATCGCCAACGATCCGCTCTGCAGCGGAACGCTCTGGCAGGGCTCGCCGCAGATGGACCACGTTTGCCGCGGCCTGCTAGCCCTGGCCCAAGAGGCCGCACCCACCCCACTGATCAGCGGCACCTTGGTGCGCCACCTCGAGGCGACGTCGAACGGCTGGACGCTCCGGGGCCAACAGGGCGAAACCCTCCTGCACTGCAGCTGGCTAGTGCTCAGCGGAACCCTGCTGGCTCACCCCCGCTGCCAAACGGTGTTCGGCTGGGATGACGTGCCGCTGCAGGTGGCGGCCAAACAGAGCGGCGACCGACAGCTGCAGCAGGCCTGCGCCGCCTTGGCCGCGATGCCCTCCCAGGCCAGCAGCAACCTGCTGCTCAGCCTGCCGGCCGATCAGGCTGGAGCCTGGCGGCAGCAACCATGGCGGCTGCTGCAGTTCAACGGTGCAGCCCAGGAGCGCTGGGGGATCCGGCGGGTGTCGCTGCAGGCCATGGCGGCGGAGCGCTGGGGTGTGGTGGTCGAATCCAGCGCAGCCTTTGCGGCGGATCATCTGAGCGTGTATGGATCGCGGTCTTCGGCAGCTCAACTGCTGGGGGCCACACCGAAGGCTCAAGCCGAAGCCGATGTGATGGATGCCCTCGATCGAGCTCTGCAACAAGCCCTCGGCCTCAGCACGGCTGGAGCCGATCGGCAACTCATGCGCTGGGGTGCCGCCTTTCCCCACGGGCCAGGGCTTGCGCCGGAACTCAGCCTCTGCCCTGCCAGCCGCATTGGCTTCTGCGGTGATGCGATCGCCGGTCTTGGCTTCGGCCGGGTGGAGGGGGCACTGCGCAGCGCAGAAACGCTGGCGGATCGTCTGGAACCGTTCCTGGGAGCGGCTTAG
- a CDS encoding lysozyme inhibitor LprI family protein, whose translation MGRFAPPLPVAVAATGALALAPLLPAQANPIDCSQAFSTVELSVCTRANLERKDAELKQAMQAVAKDAAEMPGGTFLPIWTDSLTGFFNTTTDPLKQFEAFKAARATACVYMNSLALQGTGFGIFVANCEIKLTDVLLEKLGN comes from the coding sequence ATGGGCCGCTTCGCGCCTCCTCTCCCCGTTGCCGTCGCAGCCACAGGCGCCCTCGCGCTGGCGCCACTGCTGCCAGCCCAGGCCAACCCGATCGATTGCAGCCAGGCCTTCAGCACGGTGGAGCTTTCGGTTTGCACCCGCGCCAATCTGGAGCGCAAAGATGCGGAGCTGAAACAGGCGATGCAGGCCGTTGCCAAGGATGCTGCTGAGATGCCCGGCGGCACCTTCCTCCCGATCTGGACCGACAGCCTCACGGGCTTCTTCAACACCACAACCGACCCCCTGAAGCAATTCGAGGCGTTCAAGGCCGCCCGCGCGACCGCCTGCGTGTACATGAACTCCCTGGCGCTGCAGGGCACCGGCTTCGGCATCTTTGTGGCCAACTGCGAGATCAAGCTCACTGACGTGTTGCTGGAAAAACTTGGCAACTGA
- a CDS encoding class I SAM-dependent methyltransferase, protein MAVQVLTEAQRRKWDSSDDQLFYAEPRFVQHLDDAFRARLTQLYRDRIPARAVVLDLMSSWVSHLPDDGIYERVIGHGLNEKELAANKRLDSYWLQNLNLNQEIPLKANSVDAVLIVAGWQYLQYPEAVAAELLRITRPGGQVMVSFSNRMFFTKAPQIWADGSDRDHLTYVAEVLMAQGWLKPEIVAEETRAVGLKGLVGGKGDPFFSVIATKPQ, encoded by the coding sequence GTGGCGGTTCAGGTGCTCACGGAGGCGCAGCGCCGCAAATGGGACAGCAGCGATGACCAGCTGTTCTATGCCGAACCCCGGTTCGTGCAGCATCTCGACGATGCCTTTCGCGCCCGCCTCACCCAGCTCTATCGCGACCGCATCCCGGCCCGGGCTGTGGTGCTCGATCTGATGTCGAGCTGGGTGTCGCACCTGCCGGACGACGGGATCTACGAGCGCGTGATCGGTCACGGCCTCAATGAGAAGGAGCTGGCGGCGAACAAGCGGCTCGATAGCTATTGGCTGCAGAACCTCAACCTCAATCAGGAGATTCCGCTCAAGGCCAACAGCGTCGACGCCGTGCTGATCGTGGCCGGTTGGCAATACCTGCAGTACCCCGAGGCGGTGGCGGCCGAACTGCTGCGCATCACCCGTCCCGGCGGGCAGGTGATGGTGTCGTTTTCCAATCGGATGTTTTTCACCAAAGCCCCGCAGATCTGGGCTGATGGCAGCGACCGTGATCACCTCACCTATGTGGCCGAGGTGTTGATGGCCCAGGGCTGGCTCAAGCCCGAGATCGTGGCGGAAGAAACCCGCGCCGTGGGCTTGAAAGGGCTTGTGGGCGGCAAGGGGGATCCGTTCTTTTCCGTGATCGCCACCAAGCCGCAATGA
- the thiD gene encoding bifunctional hydroxymethylpyrimidine kinase/phosphomethylpyrimidine kinase, which produces MVPAIALSIGGSDSGGGAGIQADLKTFLALQVHGCSAITCVTAQNTCGVNRVDPLPPEGLTAQIEAVLSDLPVAALKTGMLLNRALIEATAAALRPLAIPRLIDPVMVSRAGSVLLEADAIEAYQQQLLPLAELITPNIHEAQLLSGLPVESASDVERAAAALLELGPQAVLIKGGGIPALRGSDYLLQRQASGQWLRHQPVATTHSHGSGCTLGAAITAFRAKGLPLLEAVEQAKRFVECGLRFGLAIGAGQGPLCHWHPLLESDG; this is translated from the coding sequence ATGGTTCCAGCGATCGCCCTCTCGATCGGTGGCAGTGATTCCGGCGGTGGTGCCGGCATCCAGGCCGATCTGAAAACCTTTCTGGCCCTGCAGGTGCATGGCTGCAGCGCCATCACCTGCGTCACGGCGCAGAACACCTGCGGTGTGAACCGCGTGGATCCCCTGCCCCCCGAGGGCCTGACCGCCCAGATCGAGGCCGTGTTGAGCGATCTGCCGGTGGCGGCGCTGAAAACCGGGATGTTGCTCAATCGAGCACTCATCGAGGCCACGGCTGCCGCATTGCGCCCACTGGCCATTCCGCGGCTGATTGATCCGGTGATGGTGTCGCGGGCGGGTTCGGTGCTGCTGGAAGCCGATGCGATTGAGGCTTACCAGCAGCAGCTCCTGCCGTTGGCGGAGCTGATCACTCCCAACATCCACGAAGCGCAGCTGCTAAGCGGGTTGCCGGTGGAAAGCGCGAGCGATGTGGAGCGGGCGGCTGCAGCCCTGTTGGAGCTTGGGCCTCAAGCGGTGCTGATCAAAGGCGGCGGCATCCCGGCATTACGTGGTAGCGATTACTTGCTGCAGCGCCAGGCATCCGGCCAGTGGTTGCGGCACCAGCCGGTGGCCACCACCCACAGCCACGGCAGTGGTTGCACCCTGGGGGCAGCGATCACGGCGTTTCGGGCCAAGGGCTTGCCGCTGCTGGAGGCCGTCGAGCAAGCCAAGCGGTTTGTGGAGTGTGGCCTGCGCTTTGGGCTAGCCATTGGGGCTGGCCAGGGTCCACTGTGTCATTGGCATCCGTTGCTTGAGTCCGATGGCTGA
- a CDS encoding DUF1028 domain-containing protein has protein sequence MTFSILARDPNNGRFGVAVATCHLAVGSTVPHIRSGVGAVATQAHTNPYLGICGLERLEQNLSADDVKASLLRDDPQRERRQFHLIDARGQTAAWTGADCGAWAGHRSRDGMAVAGNLLAGEAVLIAMEDAFLSSDPSWKLGRRLMHALQAGEAAGGDRRSSHATSAALQVSGEAAFPLLDLRIDYHDSAVLELAELYERSQLLWAQAWRDELAERPMLNREVA, from the coding sequence ATGACCTTTTCGATCCTGGCGCGGGATCCCAACAACGGGCGTTTCGGCGTAGCCGTCGCCACCTGCCATTTAGCGGTGGGCTCCACCGTGCCGCACATCCGCTCCGGGGTTGGAGCCGTGGCCACCCAGGCCCATACCAATCCCTATCTGGGCATCTGTGGCCTGGAGCGGCTCGAACAAAACCTGAGCGCCGACGACGTGAAAGCCAGCCTTTTGCGCGACGACCCCCAGCGGGAGCGGCGCCAGTTTCACCTGATCGACGCCCGCGGCCAAACCGCCGCCTGGACCGGCGCCGACTGCGGCGCGTGGGCAGGCCATCGCAGCCGGGATGGCATGGCCGTGGCGGGCAATCTGCTGGCGGGCGAAGCCGTGCTGATCGCCATGGAAGACGCGTTTCTCTCCAGTGACCCGAGCTGGAAGCTCGGCCGACGTCTCATGCACGCGCTCCAGGCCGGCGAAGCCGCCGGTGGCGACCGGCGCTCCAGCCATGCCACCTCGGCAGCGCTGCAGGTGAGCGGTGAAGCGGCCTTCCCTTTGCTGGATCTGCGCATCGACTACCACGACAGCGCCGTGCTGGAGCTGGCCGAGCTCTACGAGCGCAGCCAACTGCTCTGGGCTCAGGCCTGGCGCGACGAGCTGGCGGAGCGACCGATGCTCAACCGAGAAGTGGCTTGA
- a CDS encoding Zn-dependent hydrolase — translation MSIAPPVAPRLQANGLRLLAAIEAMAEVGAQPDGSVCRRGFSPDDRRGRELLGHWLQEAGLSLRVDAAGNLIARREGLDATLPALVTGSHLDTVPTGGRYDGALGVIAGLEVMRCLNDAEHQLRHPLELVVFADEESTMVGCKGMCGVASADPADYTTSNGESIERNLAHLGGDWAHLSQARRSDQAIAAFVELHVEQGGVLEQRQHTIGVVEGVVGQRRFTIRVHGQANHAGTTPMGERQDALVAAAQVVLLVQQLAAEHPGDPVATVGRLDVWPNAANVVPGEVVMSVDLRDLSGEVLAELEQNLRQQLARIEASSGCSVVIEPQFEVKPTPADPTVMQTIARCAAELGYSASPLPSRASHDAQEMGRRWPMGMIFVPSHRGLSHSAAEFTSLEQCVAGTNVLLKSLLQLDQELHLGQTP, via the coding sequence TTGTCCATCGCTCCTCCGGTTGCTCCGCGGCTGCAAGCCAATGGGTTAAGGCTGCTGGCCGCCATCGAAGCGATGGCGGAGGTGGGCGCGCAGCCCGATGGCAGTGTGTGCCGGCGTGGGTTCAGCCCCGACGATCGCCGGGGGCGTGAACTGCTGGGCCACTGGCTCCAGGAGGCTGGTCTCAGCTTGCGGGTGGATGCAGCGGGGAATCTGATCGCGCGCCGCGAAGGACTGGACGCGACCTTGCCGGCCCTTGTGACTGGATCCCATCTCGACACAGTGCCCACGGGTGGGCGCTACGACGGAGCCCTCGGCGTGATCGCCGGGCTCGAGGTGATGCGCTGCCTGAACGACGCTGAGCACCAACTGCGCCACCCCCTGGAGCTTGTGGTGTTCGCCGACGAGGAATCCACGATGGTGGGCTGCAAAGGCATGTGTGGTGTGGCCAGTGCCGATCCGGCTGACTACACCACCAGCAACGGCGAATCGATCGAGCGGAACCTGGCCCACCTTGGCGGCGACTGGGCCCACCTGAGCCAGGCCCGCCGCAGCGATCAGGCCATCGCCGCGTTCGTGGAGCTGCACGTGGAACAGGGCGGCGTGCTCGAGCAACGCCAACACACCATCGGGGTGGTGGAAGGAGTGGTGGGCCAACGGCGCTTCACCATTCGCGTGCATGGACAGGCCAATCACGCCGGCACCACGCCGATGGGCGAACGCCAGGATGCACTGGTTGCCGCCGCCCAAGTGGTGCTGCTGGTTCAGCAGCTCGCTGCCGAACACCCGGGCGATCCAGTGGCCACGGTGGGGCGCCTGGATGTTTGGCCCAACGCCGCCAATGTTGTGCCGGGAGAGGTGGTGATGAGCGTCGACCTGCGCGACCTCAGCGGGGAGGTTCTCGCGGAGCTCGAGCAGAACCTGCGCCAGCAGCTCGCTCGCATCGAAGCCAGCAGCGGCTGCAGTGTAGTGATCGAGCCCCAATTTGAGGTGAAGCCCACCCCGGCCGACCCCACCGTGATGCAGACGATTGCCCGTTGTGCTGCCGAGCTGGGCTACAGCGCCAGCCCCTTACCGAGCAGGGCCAGCCACGATGCCCAGGAGATGGGACGGCGCTGGCCGATGGGCATGATTTTTGTGCCCAGCCACCGCGGCCTCAGCCACTCAGCGGCTGAATTCACCAGCCTTGAGCAATGCGTAGCCGGCACCAACGTGCTGCTCAAAAGCCTGCTGCAGCTTGATCAGGAGCTCCATTTGGGCCAAACGCCATGA